TGTGCGGGCGCGCTCCGGCGATGTCGCGCTGCCCTGGATTGTAGGGTGCGATAAGCTCACGCCACATCAACGCATACCCCTGCCTTTAAGGAGTGTCCTCTATGTCCCTTCCCGAGACCTTGCTGCTCCGTCAGCCGGCCCTTAGTGCCGAGCACCTTGCCTTCGTGTATGCCGGAGACCTCTGGCTCGCCGATCACCATGGACAGAACGTCCAGCGCCTGACTGCCACACCCGGTTACAAGCAGACGCCGCACTTCTCTCCGGACGGGCGCTTCCTAGCGTTCAGCGGTAATGATGACGGCGCCGCGAGCGTCTATGTCGTGCCTGTCGAGGGCGGCACGCCCCGGCGCCTTACCTTCCATCCGGGCGACGACCTCGTGCGCGGCTGGACGCCCAGTGGCGAGGTTCTGTTCGCCTCTGCCCACCAGACCATCTCCGCGCGGGTTCGCCGCCTCTACACGCTGCCCCTGGAGGGCGGGCACCCAACGGTCCTGCCCATGCCAATGGCCGAGCGCGGCGCCTTCTCCCAGGACGGGCGCCTCGCTTACACGCCGTTCGCGGAGCCCTTCTGGTCCTGGAAGAGATACCGGGGAGGCATGACCGTCCCAATCCGTCTGCTCGACCAGAACACACTCGACGAGGTCGAGGTGCCGCACGAGAACGCGACCGACACCTTTCCCTGCTGGCTGGAGGGCAAGGTGTACTTCCTTTCAGACCGCCGGGGGGTGGTTAATGTCTGGGAGCATGACCTCAAGACAGGCGACGTCCAGCAACTTACCTTCCACGACGACTTCGACGTGCGCTCACTTACGGCCGGGCCGGGCCGGCTCGTCTACGAGCAGGGGGGACGGGTGCACCTCTTGACGCCCGGTGAGGCGTACGAGACCTTGCAGATCCGGGTGAGCGCCGACCTGCCCAACACCCGAGCGCGCTACGTTAAGGCTGCGCCCCACGTCACGTCGTTTGGCCTCTCGCCCACCGGGGCGCGGGCCGTGTTCGCTGCCCGCGGGGCGATCGTGACCGTGCCCACCGGCAAGGGCGATCCCCGGAACCTCACGAACACCCCCGGTGCGTGCGGGCGCGACCCTGCGTGGTCGCCGGACGGTCAGTCGGTCGCCTACCTGTCCGACGTGGACGGAGAGTACCGGCTGATCATGGCCGACCAGAAGGGGGAACTGCGCCGCACCTACCCGCTGGGTGAGAAGCCGTCGTTCTACTACCGCCCGGTCTGGTCGCCGGACGGCACACGGATCGCCTTTACCGACAAGGCGCTCAACCTGTCGTACCTTGAGCTGGAGACGGGGGCGGTAGTGCGGGTCGACACCGACACCTACGACCACCCACTGCGCAGCCTGGACCCGGCGTGGTCGCCGGACGGGCAATGGATCACCTACACCCGGCGCCTCCCGAACCACCTGCGGGCCGTGTTCGTCCACGATGTCTCGCGCGGTGAATCGCATCAGGTCAGCGACGGCATGAGTGATGCCGTCAGTGCCTGCTTCAGTCGGGACGGGCGCCTGCTGTACTTCGCGGCAAGCGTCAATTACGGCCTCAACACGGGCTGGCTCGACATGTCTTCCTACGAGCGTCTGGTCACGCGCAGCCTGTATGTGGCGGTCCTGCGTCGCGATGACCCCTCGCCCCTGGCGCCGCAGAGTGACGAGGAACCTGGGACGCCGCCGGGCGAACCCGACGCTCCCGCGGCGGCGCGTTCGCCAGAGCCGGTCCGCATTGATCTCGGCGGGCTGGGCCAGCGCATCGTCGCCCTGCCCATTCCCCCCGGCGAGTACTCGCGTCTGGAGACTGCCGAGGACCGCCTCTTCTACCTGGAGCGCGACCCGACCGCCGAGGTGAACCCCGAGCAGGCCCCCGAGCGGCATGTGCTGCGCGTCTGGGACACCGCGAAGCGGGAGACCCACGAGTTCATGCCTGGGGTCAGCGATTATCGGGTGAGCGCGGACGGCCGGAAGCTGATCGCCGCCAGTGGGCAACCAGCCACCTACGCGGTCGTCGACGTGGCCGAGCCCCCGAAACCCGAGGATGGCCGCCTGGACCTGGGTCAGGTGGAGGTGCGCGTCGAGCCGCGTGCGGAGTGGGCGCAGATCTTCGAGGAGGGTGTGCGTATCCACCGCGACTTCTTCTACGACCCCGGGATGCACGGTCTGGACTGGGCGGCGGTGGCCG
This sequence is a window from Deinococcus humi. Protein-coding genes within it:
- a CDS encoding S41 family peptidase is translated as MSLPETLLLRQPALSAEHLAFVYAGDLWLADHHGQNVQRLTATPGYKQTPHFSPDGRFLAFSGNDDGAASVYVVPVEGGTPRRLTFHPGDDLVRGWTPSGEVLFASAHQTISARVRRLYTLPLEGGHPTVLPMPMAERGAFSQDGRLAYTPFAEPFWSWKRYRGGMTVPIRLLDQNTLDEVEVPHENATDTFPCWLEGKVYFLSDRRGVVNVWEHDLKTGDVQQLTFHDDFDVRSLTAGPGRLVYEQGGRVHLLTPGEAYETLQIRVSADLPNTRARYVKAAPHVTSFGLSPTGARAVFAARGAIVTVPTGKGDPRNLTNTPGACGRDPAWSPDGQSVAYLSDVDGEYRLIMADQKGELRRTYPLGEKPSFYYRPVWSPDGTRIAFTDKALNLSYLELETGAVVRVDTDTYDHPLRSLDPAWSPDGQWITYTRRLPNHLRAVFVHDVSRGESHQVSDGMSDAVSACFSRDGRLLYFAASVNYGLNTGWLDMSSYERLVTRSLYVAVLRRDDPSPLAPQSDEEPGTPPGEPDAPAAARSPEPVRIDLGGLGQRIVALPIPPGEYSRLETAEDRLFYLERDPTAEVNPEQAPERHVLRVWDTAKRETHEFMPGVSDYRVSADGRKLIAASGQPATYAVVDVAEPPKPEDGRLDLGQVEVRVEPRAEWAQIFEEGVRIHRDFFYDPGMHGLDWAAVAERYRAFLPHVGHREDLNFLLAELSGELVVGHAYVAGGDVPRGEDPRVGLLGADYEVADGRYRFRRILSGLNWNPDLRAPLTEPGVNVRDGEYLLAVNGRPLRAPDSVYALFEQTAERITELRVSPTPDEADARTVTVRPVGDERRLRLRAWIEENRRRVDELSGGRVAYVYMADTARAGYEAFNRYYFSQLDRQGVVLDERFNGGGSVADYVVDLLDRPLLSLWATREGRTFASPNASIFGPKAMVINELAGSGGDALPHFFRRRGLGPIVGKRTWGGLIGIYDYPPLIDGGMLTSPRLAIFSPEGEWEVENVGVAPDVEVELTTKLAEQGRDPQLERAVELVLTALEANPQQRVPRPAPDPRAVRERAADGEPEPDVAR